Part of the Ictalurus punctatus breed USDA103 chromosome 9, Coco_2.0, whole genome shotgun sequence genome is shown below.
TTTGCAAATTAATAGTTTGTTGTTAAATTGAACTTCCTCAAgtgctttaaaaaatacaaactacTTGGATGAACTTAATAGTGTCCAAAAATACATTCATTCGCAAGGAATAATAGTAAAACTATATAATGTTTATCAGCAGTGAGACTTAACTTTAGAGAAGCTagagaattattattttttgagcaAATACTGAGGTTTTTTGCACATAGTTGGTAAGTGTTCAGATTTCACAACCACAAGCATAATCATCAGTGTTAGTCTCAAGCTGTCTTGAGCCAATGTTTATGAAATCTATGTAATATGCAGGCTAGGTAGACATGTGCAGTTGTAAATATAGCTTTGGTGACagcattataattatttaaatgtgatttaagaGTGTGAGATTTTAAAGCAAGGTATAGCTATTCCATGTATTCATGATGCTAACAAACTGGTCCCACTGCAGTATCATGGTGATACATCTACCTTTAAACTTGATCTACCTTTAAAATTGAGGTTGCGTGTTGATATATCAGGTAGCTAAAGGcacaaattaaaatacaaaatgttattGACAAAATAATAAGTTGTATCATTATGGCTTTGCTAAATTCAGCCTGTTTTAGTCTTTCCTATACTGCATTATTGCTTATACACATGTTCTATAACATTTCACTCATTTTTGGCTTAGTCGGACATTCATGCTGGGGGTACAACCCACAGCCTTCGATGTTTCCAGAGACTGTTAAAAGACTCTTTCTTCTTCAATGGCATTCATTCAAACCTATAATAAACACATCTGGTATTGAATTATCCAAATATAGGTATTATCCTCTGATTAAaaagttattaatgtttatctTTTAGTACTCAGAAGTTATACATTAAGTACAGTTTGACAACTTACAAGCTTCACTTGTCGCCATGGCACATGGTTGTATCTTGCAAATCGCCACTTGCTTTAGTACTGGAACACTGAACATCACTAATATCATCAACAGCATCCTCCCATACATCATCATCTGCTCCTGGTAGGGATTCAACAATCTTCACAATGGGGACAGAAGCCTCTTTTAATCTTCCACTCCTTTCTTCATGGCTTTTAGAGTCCTCTTTGAGACTTGTTGTATTTTCTACATCCTGAGTCACCTGTTCAGTTGTTTCTGTTACTTTTACTTCAATCTCAGTTACTGGTGGTTGTTTAACTTCAATATTAACTGCAAATTGTGTATCACAGTGTCTTTCCTGAACATCTAGTCCAGAGAATGGCATTTCCACTTCTTTTACTGCACTAACTGCCAGTGTTTCTACCAGGGTGACAAAAGTTGGTCTTTGGACCTCTGCTGGAACCATTGTTGGTGTTTGGACCACTGGGGCCACTGATGCTGTTGGTTCTTCAGCTATTAATGTAAATACTAATGAACCCATGTCCTCCTTCACTGAAGTAGTTTCAGACTCTGGTACCACTGATGTCAGAACTGCTCCTTTTATCGTTTGTTCGGTCACTCCTGGTGCTTCTATTCTCGTTTCTTTTGCCACACCTATCTTAAAAGCATTAACATCGACTGCATCTGGCATCTCAGGTTTTGTTTCCTTTATTTCTTGTGCCACCATGGACATTTCTGATTCCTGGATCAACTGACCATCAATTGGCTTTTGAATTGCTGGGACGTCTGTTGCTGTTAACTCCACTAGTGTTTGTACCACAGGGATCACTGTTTTTAGCTGAGCTTCACTGACTGTGGTGGTCAAAATTAAGGAGCTCACATCTGTGTCTTCTTTTATTGATGCCACAAAAGAGCCTTGTGCTTCAACATTCTTTTCCACACATGCTTTCACTAAGGTTTCTGTTTCAAGACCTGAAGTCTCAACTGTTTGCACTTCAAGTACGGGCACTGCTGACGTGTGTGATATTGCCTCTGTTACCATAAACATTTCTAATTTTGGATCTGTCACCTCAACTATAACTGGTTTGTTGACGTTTACATCCTCTTTTTCTGATACCTTCTTTAATATTGGTGAAAGTGCTGCTGTTTGTACTAAATATAATCCTGTAGCTGTTTGTATTCCTGAGACTACAATGGGAGGTTCTTGTAGTGTGGTGCCTGTAGAAAACTCTAGTTCATCAACCGATTTTAAATCTGactgaaatgtgtttatttctgaTGTCAAAGCAAGAGTTCCTATATTAACAGACTTTTCAGTCGATGTGACCACATGTGTTTCAACTTCAAGCTCTGTTATCAGTGAGGACACTACAGGTGTTTCTGCTTGAAACTCTGATACTACAATTATATCTGCTTGTGATTCTGTCACCTCACGTGTCTCTGCTTTAAGTTCAATTATTACTTGTGTCAGCACCTCAGgctcagttttattttcagtcaCCATTGGTGATTCTGCCACCAGCTCAGATGTGACTTCTGTTTGTCCTTCAGAGATGATCATAGTTGTTTCCTCCTTCAGCTTCATTGCTGCTGTTAGATCTGTGTTCATTTCAGTGACTGCTATGTCTATTTCAGATACTATGTCTTGTTCAGTCATATCTGGAGTGACAATGTACTGTTCAGAGCCCACTGTCATTTCAGCCTCATGTTCACTTACAACTTGAATAGATACTTGGTAAGTATGAGCTTTTAGTACCTCCATTACATGCTCAGATCCTTCAGTTTCAGATATGGCAAAACCTTCTGGGGATTCAGATTTATCCTTAGGAAGTATTTCGGTTACATGCTCCATTGTACTAACTGGTACTCCATCTATACCCTTAAAGCACTGTCCAGTGTCTTCTGGTTGATCAGATATTTTACATTCCACTCCTGTGTCTTCTTCATATATAACTGCTGAAATGATTTCAGTCATTTCAGCAGTACCaattaattgattattttcctcataaGGTTCATCACTTGATTGCTTGTTTGGTTTTAAAGATAAAATTTCTTTTTGTTCGGTGTTAAGTCGAGACTCAACTTTCGGGAATGTCTTAAATGTCTCTTCAGCTTCTTGGTGTTCTGCAATGATTTCTGTATTAACTTCAGACTTTGCTGTTTCATTATCTTCTTGCTTCTCTGCTAAAGGTGTGTCAGACATCACAGATTGATCATCCACACATGGTCTTTTAACCTCCTCTAATGAACTTACTCTGTCTATGCCATTAAAGCACTGTGGAGTTGCTACTGGTTGCTCAGATATATTACACTCCACTCCTGTGTCTTCTTCATGTATAAATGTTTCTGTTGAAATGGTTCCAGTCATTTTATCCATAGCTTCAGttgcttgattattttcctcattaCGTTCATGACTTGACTCAGTTGCCTGACTCTGTTCTGGTTTTGAGGGTAAAACTTCTGTTTGTGGCTTATCTGGGTCAATTCGAGGCTCAACTTCAGAGAATGGCTTAACTGTCTCTACAGTTTCTTGTTCTGTAGTAATTTCAGGATTAACTTCAGGTTTTGCTGTTTCATTCTGGTCTTGCTCATTCGCTAAATGTTTGTCAGATTTATCACCCACACATGGGCTTTTAATAGCCTCTGTTTTTGCTGAATCTTCTTCTCTAGACCCTGGAGCTATAGCTGTAGTTTGTGTATCTGCACTCAGTTTGGAAAATGTTGGTTGTAAAACTGCCTTTGAATTGTCTGTTGTTGGTGGTTGGATTCCATCCTCTGCCATTTCTTCATAGACTCTTGGTTGCTCAGAGATGGCCAGTGGCTTCATGGTCTCCTCTACTGTTTCAGGTGGATTAAGTGCGAGCATGTACTTTTCATCATCTGAAGTTTGTTTTCTCTTGCAATCTTCTACAAGAATCGTCTCTGTTACTGTATGTTCTTTTTCTAGGCCCAGCATAGCCTTTGACACGACTTGTGGctctttatttgcattttcatcACTAGTAGTTCCTACAGGTAAGGCACTTTCCCTGACAAATATGTTAAATTCACTTTCTTTACCTTCTCTTTCCTTTGTTGGTTTATCTATGATTTCTGAAAGGTTCTCTGCTTCAAAGTTGTAAACAATCTTTTCATGAACAATTTCTTCAATCTTCTCTGCAAATGCAGGTTCTatcttttgttttgctttttcttcttctccaatCATCTCTATATTTTCAAAGACGTCTGCCACTTTAATTTGGATAGCATTAATATCTACAAAATTCAGTGAAGGgtcatttttcatttgaatttcatTCTCCAAATCCATTTCTATCTTGGTATCTTGGATAACATTGCTAATTGATGCTGTATTCTCTGAATATTTCTCATCTGATACAAGAACTCCACTCATATCCTCTATTGTTTCTGAGGCTTGATTCATAGCAGGGTCTGGTTCTGAGGCTACAACACTGTGTGTTACAGGCTGAGTTACTGCAATGACTTGAACAACATCCTCTATGATTTTTGAATCTCCGTGTAAAGAGCTGTCAGATACTGATTCTACAGCATTGTGTTCTACAAGGCCAGGTACTGCAACTAGAGCAGGTTGCTCAACATTAACAGTTGATGATTCAACATCTGGAATTCTGCATTCTTTTTCAACTTCAACAGATATTTGAGTGTTCTGTGTCAGCTGTTTATATATGGGTTCTTCTAAAACTGGCTTTAATGGGACCTCAGTTTCAGGCCTATTCATATTCAGTGTAATAATCTGATCCTCAAGAAGCTGAGTTCCACCACACACTGCTGAATGAACTGGTGTGAAAACATTAATTGCATTTAATAATTCTGTTGAATGATTATCCACATCTCCCATCTGTACCACAGGAACGTCTTCCTGAATCTTTTCAACCATTATAAATTGTTGCTTTGATTTTCTCGCATTTTCAGCAAGAACTGTGCTTTGCTCATCAAGTAAAAGCACTTCATGTAACATAGTTTTGATTTCTTTGATTGCAGCTTCATAGACACTGTCAGTTGCTATTCCTGCTTCTTCAGGTTCTTCTGCCAAATCCTCAGAGACAAATTCTGTTGGTACAGCATGAGCGATTTCTGATATTCCTTCAACTATGGGCAAAGGAAGAACAACTTCAGCAGCTCTAATTTCCTGAGAAACAATGCCTATGCAGATGGATGTAGCTTCCTCTTTTTTATGTGTTACTAATACTTTTGTTTCAGTTGTTGTAGATGACTCTACCATAAATTGAGAGACTGGCACTGCCAGAGCCTCAGGGACTTTGTTGATTGTAGTGATGGACAGAAAACTTGGAACCATGCTGAATGATTCCACAACTTGCTGAAAGATTGTGTCAGATTCTCTCCTATTGTGTACAGGTGATACTGGGGTTACATTCCCTGATGTTTTGGGAGACTCTGATAGTTGGGAAACTGCTGACACCATTTCAGTCGTTTCATCTCCATTGTGTTCAGATGCATGTTCAGGAGCAGTGACCGCATCAGCGGTCATATCATCAGCTAAGGTCTCATCTTGAGTTGTCCACTCAACAAAGGATATTGGAGTTGCAACACTTTCCTCAATAATTCCTTCCTCTGGAATGTCACTGAGTTGCTGATGTTTGCTTAAGAATTCTGTCAATTCCTCCATATACTCTGTTGGAACAGATATACCTGATGGCCCAGCATCAAAGCATAAAGgtttaacattatttaaaggCTGTATTTGTTTAGGTTTGTCCTCTTCAATTATGGGttgtatctctttctcttttttaccATCAATTGTTCCATCAGTCATCACGTTCAAGATTTCAGGTTCCACTATTTCATATTCAGACAGTGGTACAACCCCTGGTGTGTCCTCATCCTCAATGTCTGTTCCTGTTCCTTTGCTGCCTTCATCAGATGACATGTTTTCTTGGGGCCCATCAGGCTTAATTTTTTTACGGCCTGAGATAAGTTTCCGCAAGGAACATGAAgattcatctttagtaagctCAGTGTCTGA
Proteins encoded:
- the akap12a gene encoding A-kinase anchor protein 12, which translates into the protein MGATLSAPSICEEDEEQPSGQDEVPEDSAEDKKNGQISSQNGKTETQTDEMNSQSEDRDLVDVGSGFVTLKEDASDATESIQEDVSQTSTDSISKQRNSTDDIIAKEENEANNKQNDTEIGFKKIFRFAGFKFTVKKDKVEKIDAEEQIENEQDRKVVGPTEDSWDTTYVNPVNTNKQDAEELRNERMEGYASAESPETHNEMAVGKISELTEHREEATPDSQGLMDDVPQSPEPEELMSPIKRFFSQGILASFRKKRKEDENEEELKSLDKMVEKENTSCTCIDVSNGTFDEDKDIQLFKKDEHRPEAEGDVMNSLEQDKVQASPFKRLFKKLSLRRQSETKPGDTNLLEPGENTNENSKLSTELIKSQKEQEIKVVDTQPADEMLDTSHEESKKKSDSTVSWENLICIRSAKTRARKTANSEDETQDKAEMPRTTESPIESSTEGDHLTSSNEQGGSPAEEDSGSTWKSLKKLVTPKRKSRMEESGSIEQMQSDTELTKDESSCSLRKLISGRKKIKPDGPQENMSSDEGSKGTGTDIEDEDTPGVVPLSEYEIVEPEILNVMTDGTIDGKKEKEIQPIIEEDKPKQIQPLNNVKPLCFDAGPSGISVPTEYMEELTEFLSKHQQLSDIPEEGIIEESVATPISFVEWTTQDETLADDMTADAVTAPEHASEHNGDETTEMVSAVSQLSESPKTSGNVTPVSPVHNRRESDTIFQQVVESFSMVPSFLSITTINKVPEALAVPVSQFMVESSTTTETKVLVTHKKEEATSICIGIVSQEIRAAEVVLPLPIVEGISEIAHAVPTEFVSEDLAEEPEEAGIATDSVYEAAIKEIKTMLHEVLLLDEQSTVLAENARKSKQQFIMVEKIQEDVPVVQMGDVDNHSTELLNAINVFTPVHSAVCGGTQLLEDQIITLNMNRPETEVPLKPVLEEPIYKQLTQNTQISVEVEKECRIPDVESSTVNVEQPALVAVPGLVEHNAVESVSDSSLHGDSKIIEDVVQVIAVTQPVTHSVVASEPDPAMNQASETIEDMSGVLVSDEKYSENTASISNVIQDTKIEMDLENEIQMKNDPSLNFVDINAIQIKVADVFENIEMIGEEEKAKQKIEPAFAEKIEEIVHEKIVYNFEAENLSEIIDKPTKEREGKESEFNIFVRESALPVGTTSDENANKEPQVVSKAMLGLEKEHTVTETILVEDCKRKQTSDDEKYMLALNPPETVEETMKPLAISEQPRVYEEMAEDGIQPPTTDNSKAVLQPTFSKLSADTQTTAIAPGSREEDSAKTEAIKSPCVGDKSDKHLANEQDQNETAKPEVNPEITTEQETVETVKPFSEVEPRIDPDKPQTEVLPSKPEQSQATESSHERNEENNQATEAMDKMTGTISTETFIHEEDTGVECNISEQPVATPQCFNGIDRVSSLEEVKRPCVDDQSVMSDTPLAEKQEDNETAKSEVNTEIIAEHQEAEETFKTFPKVESRLNTEQKEILSLKPNKQSSDEPYEENNQLIGTAEMTEIISAVIYEEDTGVECKISDQPEDTGQCFKGIDGVPVSTMEHVTEILPKDKSESPEGFAISETEGSEHVMEVLKAHTYQVSIQVVSEHEAEMTVGSEQYIVTPDMTEQDIVSEIDIAVTEMNTDLTAAMKLKEETTMIISEGQTEVTSELVAESPMVTENKTEPEVLTQVIIELKAETREVTESQADIIVVSEFQAETPVVSSLITELEVETHVVTSTEKSVNIGTLALTSEINTFQSDLKSVDELEFSTGTTLQEPPIVVSGIQTATGLYLVQTAALSPILKKVSEKEDVNVNKPVIVEVTDPKLEMFMVTEAISHTSAVPVLEVQTVETSGLETETLVKACVEKNVEAQGSFVASIKEDTDVSSLILTTTVSEAQLKTVIPVVQTLVELTATDVPAIQKPIDGQLIQESEMSMVAQEIKETKPEMPDAVDVNAFKIGVAKETRIEAPGVTEQTIKGAVLTSVVPESETTSVKEDMGSLVFTLIAEEPTASVAPVVQTPTMVPAEVQRPTFVTLVETLAVSAVKEVEMPFSGLDVQERHCDTQFAVNIEVKQPPVTEIEVKVTETTEQVTQDVENTTSLKEDSKSHEERSGRLKEASVPIVKIVESLPGADDDVWEDAVDDISDVQCSSTKASGDLQDTTMCHGDK